From one Rosa rugosa chromosome 4, drRosRugo1.1, whole genome shotgun sequence genomic stretch:
- the LOC133743921 gene encoding large ribosomal subunit protein eL15z, which translates to MGAYKYVSELWRKKQSDVMGFVQRVRCWDYRQHPSIVRVTRPTRPDKARRLGYKAKQGYVIYRVRVRRGGRKRPVAKGIVYGKPTNQGVTQLKFQRSKRSVAEERAGRKLGGLRVLNSYWINEDSTYKYFEVILVDVAHTVIKKDPRINWIVNPVHKHRELRGLTSAGKKYRGLRGKGHNYHKNRPSRRATWKRNNTLSLRRYR; encoded by the exons ATGg gaGCTTACAAGTATGTGTCGGAGCTATGGCGGAAGAAGCAATCTGATGTGATGGGATTCGTCCAGAGGGTTCGCTGCTGGGACTACCGTCAGCATCCTTCGATTGTCCGAGTCACAAGGCCCACCCGCCCTGACAAGGCTCGCCGTCTCGGCTACAAGGCCAAGCAG GGATATGTTATCTACCGTGTCCGTGTGAGGCGTGGTGGTCGCAAGAGGCCAGTTGCCAAGGGTATCGTGTATGGTAAGCCCACCAACCAGGGAGTTACTCAACTAAAGTTCCAACGCAGCAAGAGGTCTGTTGCTGAGGAGCGTGCTGGGCGTAAGTTGGGTGGCCTTAGGGTTCTCAATTCCTACTGGATCAATGAG GATTCTACCTACAAGTACTTCGAGGTTATTCTCGTTGATGTTGCTCACACAGTTATCAAGAAAGACCCAAGAATCAACTGGATTGTCAATCCTGTTCACAAGCACAGAGAGCTTCGTGGTCTCACATCTGCTGGGAAGAAATACAGGGGACTGCGTGGAAAGGGCCACAATTACCACAAGAATCGTCCTTCTCGCAGGGCAACCTGGAAGAGAAACAACACCCTCTCCCTTCGTCGCTACCGTTGA
- the LOC133744818 gene encoding uncharacterized protein LOC133744818 — MSTRKFECGFDLRRRIEKLIQSKKGALDKYVTVKEKATGSVEETVASPVENSVPIVEEDVVENVNVAESVEPSVVENLAESVEPNVVENLAESVEPSVEENLAESVEPNLVERVPQFNDVNTNIFDPSQWKNIDANLRNLLVEKGPIRHKDLDFPKDEKSRHFASKHYTCRSLNGEIRERIWLVYSKDLDRVFCFCCKLFNAKNSRSQLANEGFRDWQNLSDRLKGHERSIQHVTNMCSWFELEERLLKNKTIDRALQQQVNKEKVHWRKVLKRIIAVVKGLSKNNLAFRGTNEKIGEDNNEIFLSFIETIGEFDPIMKEHLQRIKDDEIHSHYLGPKIQNELIDLLASEIKTEILRIVKEAKYFSIILDCTPDISKREQMTLILRCVNISKTPAKLEEYFLEFLRVDDTTGKGLFDELISVIAKLELDINDARGQGYDNGSNMKGKHQGVQKRLLEINPRAFYTPCGSHNLNLVLSDMANSCPKAKTFFGIVQKIYVLFSSSTKRWKILEDNVSDLTIKALATTRWESRVESVKAIRYQAPQIRAALQQLANVDDLDGALKCEVEMSADYAFANFEFLLGMIILYDMLYAVDLVSKKLQSKDMDIGDAIKLLEGLSLVDTDLKVKCLKLEEFLTHDNVSDIDGSELHLELRLLTEMLNKDLDQKLLLLKEAFQN; from the exons ATGTCTACTAGGAAGTTTGAATGTGGATTTGATTTAAGGAGAAGGATAGAAAAGCTAATTCAATCCAAAAAAGGAGCACTAGATAAGTATGTTACTGTCAAAGAAAAAGCCACAGGATCAGTAGAAGAGACAGTAGCAAGTCCAGTAGAGAATTCAGTGCCAATTGTAGAAGAAGATGTAGTTGAAAATGTAAATGTAGCAGAGAGTGTTGAACCAAGTGTGGTAGAAAATCTAGCAGAGAGTGTTGAACCAAATGTAGTGGAAAATCTAGCAGAGAGTGTTGAACCAAGTGTGGAAGAAAATCTGGCAGAGAGTGTTGAACCAAATCTAGTAGAAAGGGTGCCACAATTCAACGATGTTAACacaaatatttttgatcccAGCCAATGGAAAAACATTGATGCAAACTTAAGAAATTTATTAGTAGAAAAAGGTCCTATTAGGCACAAGGACTTAGATTTTCCCAAAGATGAAAAGTCTAGACATTTTGCTTCAAAACACTATACTTGCAGATCATTGAATGGTGAAATTCGTGAAAGAATATGGCTAGTCTATTCAAAAGATCTAGATAGAGTATTCTGTTTTTGTTGCAAGTTATTTAATGCAAAGAATAGTAGAAGTCAGTTAGCTAATGAAGGATTTAGAGATTGGCAAAATCTTAGTGACAGGCTTAAAGGTCATGAAAGAAGTATTCAACATGTCACTAATATGTGTAGTTGGTTTGAGTTAGAAGAGAGACTCTTAAAAAATAAGACGATTGATAGAGCTCTACAACAACAAGTTAACAAAGAAAAAGTTCATTGGAGAAAAGTATTGAAAAGAATTATTGCTGTTGTTAAAGGTCTTTCTAAAAACAATTTGGCATTTCGGGGAACAAATGAGAAGATAGGTGAGGACAACAATGAAATTTTTCTGAGTTTTATTGAGACAATTGGAGAGTTTGATCCAATAATGAAAGAACATCTTCAGCGTATAAAAGATGATGAAATTCATAGTCATTATCTTGGACCTAAAATACAAAATGAATTGATAGATCTCTTAGCTTCTGAAATTAAAACTGAAATCTTAAGAATAGTAAAAGAGGCAAAGTATTTTTCTATCATTCTTGATTGTACTCCTGACATTAGTAAAAGAGAACAAATGACTTTGATTTTGAGATGTGTGAATATATCAAAAACCCCAGCAAAATTAGAAGAATATTTCTTAGAGTTTTTAAGAGTAGATGACACCACTGGAAAAGGACTTTTTGATGAACTTATAAGTGTTATAGCCAAACTAGAACTTGATATTAATGATGCTAGAGGGCAGGGGTATGATAATGGTTCTAACATGAAGGGAAAACATCAAGGTGTCCAGAAAAGGTTGTTAGAAATTAATCCAAGAGCATTCTACACACCATGTGGCTCTCATAATCTGAACCTTGTGCTTTCTGACATGGCTAACTCTTGTCCTAAAGCTAAAACTTTTTTTGGAATTGTACAgaaaatatatgtattattttcttcttcaacaaaGAGGTGGAAAATTTTAGAAGATAATGTAAGTGATTTAACTATCAAAGCATTGGCTACAACACGGTGGGAAAGTCGGGTAGAAAGTGTCAAGGCTATTAGATATCAAGCTCCACAAATTAGAGCTGCTTTACAACAATTAGCAAATGTAGATGACTTAGATGGTGCACTAAAATGTGAAGTTGAAATGTCAGCAGACTATGCTTTTGCAaactttgaatttttattaGGCATGATTATCTTGTATGATATGCTATATGCTGTTGACTTGGTTAGTAAAAAGCTACAATCTAAAGACATGGATATTGGTGATGCTATTAAATTGTTAGAaggcttg TCATTAGTTGATACTGATTTGAAAGTAAAGTGTCTCAAACTTGAAGAGTTTCTTACTCATGATAATGTTTCTGATATAGATGGTTCAGAGCTGCATTTAGAATTAAGATTGTTAACTGAAATGCTAAACAAAGATTTAGATCAAAAA TTGCTTCTGCTGAAAGAAGCTTTTCAAAATTGA
- the LOC133743142 gene encoding 3-isopropylmalate dehydratase small subunit 1-like: MAATSLSISPNPSFTTTTSHKPSPSLSTPTHLKFPTTTTTSPIPTKSLSTQHLSQTPTPRATFSTRASAAASTTPSTSFHGLCYVVGDNIDTDQIIPAEYLTLVPSNPSEYEKLGSYALCGLPASYSTRFVDPNETKSKYSIVIGGANFGCGSSREHAPVALGAAGVAAVVAESYARIFFRNSVATGEVYPLESETRICEECRTGDVVSIELSESRLINHTTGKEYVLKPIGDAGPVIRAGGIFAYAREAGMIPTLSG, from the coding sequence ATGGCCGCCACCTCCCTCTCCATCTCCCCAAACCCTAgcttcaccaccaccacctctcacaaaccctctccctctctctcaacCCCAACCCACCTCAAATtcccaaccaccaccaccacctctccCATCCCCACCAAATCCTTATCCACCCAACACCTCTCCCAAACCCCAACCCCACGCGCCACCTTCTCCACACGCGCCTCCGCCGCAGCCTCCACCACTCCCTCCACCTCCTTCCACGGCCTCTGCTACGTCGTCGGCGACAACATCGACACTGACCAGATCATCCCCGCCGAGTACCTCACCCTCGTCCCCTCCAACCCCTCCGAGTACGAGAAGCTCGGCTCCTACGCCCTCTGCGGCCTCCCGGCGTCCTACTCCACGCGCTTCGTCGACCCCAACGAGACCAAGTCCAAGTACTCCATCGTCATCGGCGGCGCCAACTTCGGCTGCGGCTCGTCCCGCGAGCACGCGCCGGTGGCTCTCGGCGCGGCGGGAGTGGCGGCGGTGGTGGCGGAGTCGTACGCGCGCATCTTCTTCAGGAACTCGGTGGCCACCGGCGAGGTGTACCCGCTGGAATCGGAGACGAGGATTTGCGAGGAGTGCAGGACCGGTGATGTGGTGAGCATTGAGCTGAGCGAGAGCCGTCTGATCAATCACACGACTGGGAAAGAGTATGTGTTGAAGCCGATCGGGGATGCCGGTCCGGTTATCAGAGCCGGTGGCATATTTGCTTATGCCAGAGAGGCTGGGATGATTCCAACTTTGTCTGGTTAG